The following coding sequences lie in one Pseudorca crassidens isolate mPseCra1 chromosome 2, mPseCra1.hap1, whole genome shotgun sequence genomic window:
- the ANKRD65 gene encoding ankyrin repeat domain-containing protein 65 isoform X6, translating to MKGPPGCGWAGTMDSRVSEPREQDLTEAGAEQELRWLELGSEEAPGAGTEGPSAPQAWGRLLQAVWKGHVGLVTQLLRQGASVEERDRAGRTPLHLAVLRGHVPLVRLLLQRGARAVAADRVGRTPLHEAAWHGPSRVAELLLQRGASANVRCGAGLTPLHWAAALGRTLLARRLLDAPGPGPAAADAHGWMATHWAAAGGRLPVLELLAAGGGAGLDGALLVAAVAGQSAVLRLLLTHGARVDARDGTGATALGVAADLGRRQDMEVLLEHGADSSRKDRHGRSALHRAAAGGHLLAVQLLAAWGADVDARDTLGLTPLHHAARGGHMEVAGHLLARGAKVDAAGWLHVTPLHLAVERGHGSTAELLLSRGASPTQRTQWGEVAQDLGPAVCGEQEVPHGPQGCRARAGPEAAGFHGLQGVQAPLCWSEAACQGARENTPEVPGEEGSGGWSPSKKRVADLEPFQTPRATSAL from the exons ATGAAAGGGCCACCAGGCTGTGGCTGGGCCGGGACG ATGGACTCTAGGGTCTCTGAGCCCCGGGAGCAGGACCTGACAGAGGCAGGGGCAGAGCAGGAACTGCGGTGGTTGGAGCTGGGCTCCGAGGAGGCCCCAGGAGCTGGGACAGAGGGGCCCAGCGCCCCACAGGCCTGGGGGCGCCTGCTGCAGGCCGTGTGGAAGGGTCACGTGGGCCTGGTGACTCAGCTACTGCGGCAAGGGGCCAGTGTGGAGGAGAG GGATCGCGCGGGCAGGACCCCGCTGCATCTGGCCGTGCTGCGCGGCCACGTGCCGCTGGTGCGTCTCCTGCTGCAGCGCGGGGCCCGGGCCGTAGCTGCAGACCGCGTGGGGCGCACGCCGCTGCACGAGGCCGCCTGGCACGGGCCCTCGCGGGTGGCCGAGCTACTCCTACAGCGCGGGGCGTCAGCGAACGTGCGCTGTGGGGCCGGCCTCACGCCACTGCACTGGGCCGCCGCGCTGGGCCGCACGCTGCTGGCCAGGCGCCTGCTGGACGCACCGGGCCCGGGCCCCGCGGCGGCGGACGCACACGGCTGGATGGCGACGCACTGGGCGGCCGCGGGCGGCCGGCTGCCGGTGCTCGAGCTGCTGGCAGCAGGCGGTGGCGCGGGCCTGGACGGCGCCCTGCTCGTGGCGGCCGTGGCCGGGCAGTCGGCAGTGCTGCGCCTCCTCCTGACGCACGGGGCGCGGGTGGACGCCCGGGACGGCACGGGGGCCACGGCGCTGGGTGTCGCTGCCGACCTGGGCCGCCGGCAG GACATGGAGGTGCTGCTTGAGCACGGGGCCGACTCAAGCCGCAAGGACAGGCATGGCCGCTCTGCACTCCACAGGGCTGCTGCCGGTGGACATCTGCTCGCCGTCCAACTGCTGGCCGCCTGGGGAGCAGACGTGGATGCTCGGGACACGTTGGGCCTCACCCCCCTGCACCACGCTGCCCGGGGAGGCCACATGGAGGTCGCCGGCCACCTCCTGGCCAGGGGCGCGAAGGTCGACGCTGCTGGCTGGCTCCATGTGACCCCCCTGCATCTTGCCGTGGAACGCGGCCATGGCTCCACCGCAGAGCTTTTGCTGAGCCGGGGGGCCAGCCCCACCcagaggacacagtggggggaGGTGGCCCAGGATCTGGGGCCTGCCGTCTGTGGAGAGCAGGAGGTGCCCCATGGGCCCCAGGGCTGCAGGGCCAGAGCAGGACCAGAGGCTGCAGGCTTCCACGGCCTTCAGGGCGTGCAGGCTCCTCTCTGCTGGTCTGAGGCCGCCTGCCAGGGTGCACGGGAGAACACCCCAGAGGTTCCTGGAGAAGAAGGAAGCGGTGGCTGGAGCCCGAGCAAGAAGCGTGTGGCTGACCTGGAACCATTCCAGACTCCCAGGGCCACGTCAGCCCTGTAG
- the ANKRD65 gene encoding ankyrin repeat domain-containing protein 65 isoform X7, which translates to MLSRSSHSRGGVTVAYRVGPVWLGSGTGPLSSSPGDPPIGSGTWKGCLSGGQGPEDTSSISGSWGGAGVGATTPKPCCLLVENWPLARPPGGPTATAQLQLQPSTFWEQIPHRCAFRGSVMKGPPGCGWAGTMDSRVSEPREQDLTEAGAEQELRWLELGSEEAPGAGTEGPSAPQAWGRLLQAVWKGHVGLVTQLLRQGASVEERAAAGGHLLAVQLLAAWGADVDARDTLGLTPLHHAARGGHMEVAGHLLARGAKVDAAGWLHVTPLHLAVERGHGSTAELLLSRGASPTQRTQWGEVAQDLGPAVCGEQEVPHGPQGCRARAGPEAAGFHGLQGVQAPLCWSEAACQGARENTPEVPGEEGSGGWSPSKKRVADLEPFQTPRATSAL; encoded by the exons ATGCTCTCACGAAGCTCTCATTCTAGAGGAGGAGTGACCGTGGCATACAGGGTGGGACCCGTGTGGCTGGGGAGTGGGACGGGGCCTCTCAGCTCCTCGCCTGGAGACCCACCCATTGGATCTGGCACCTGGAAGGGCTGCCTCTCCGGAGGGCAGGGCCCTGAGGACACCTCGTCCATCTCCGgaagctggggaggggctggggtagGAGCCACCACCCCAAAGCCGTGCTGCCTCTTG GTGGAGAACTGGCCCTTAGCCCGGCCCCCGGGAGGCCCCACCGCCACCGCACAACTGCAGCTCCAGCCTTCCACCTTCTGGGAGCAGATACCCCACCGCTGTGCCTTCAGGGGGAGTGTCATGAAAGGGCCACCAGGCTGTGGCTGGGCCGGGACG ATGGACTCTAGGGTCTCTGAGCCCCGGGAGCAGGACCTGACAGAGGCAGGGGCAGAGCAGGAACTGCGGTGGTTGGAGCTGGGCTCCGAGGAGGCCCCAGGAGCTGGGACAGAGGGGCCCAGCGCCCCACAGGCCTGGGGGCGCCTGCTGCAGGCCGTGTGGAAGGGTCACGTGGGCCTGGTGACTCAGCTACTGCGGCAAGGGGCCAGTGTGGAGGAGAG GGCTGCTGCCGGTGGACATCTGCTCGCCGTCCAACTGCTGGCCGCCTGGGGAGCAGACGTGGATGCTCGGGACACGTTGGGCCTCACCCCCCTGCACCACGCTGCCCGGGGAGGCCACATGGAGGTCGCCGGCCACCTCCTGGCCAGGGGCGCGAAGGTCGACGCTGCTGGCTGGCTCCATGTGACCCCCCTGCATCTTGCCGTGGAACGCGGCCATGGCTCCACCGCAGAGCTTTTGCTGAGCCGGGGGGCCAGCCCCACCcagaggacacagtggggggaGGTGGCCCAGGATCTGGGGCCTGCCGTCTGTGGAGAGCAGGAGGTGCCCCATGGGCCCCAGGGCTGCAGGGCCAGAGCAGGACCAGAGGCTGCAGGCTTCCACGGCCTTCAGGGCGTGCAGGCTCCTCTCTGCTGGTCTGAGGCCGCCTGCCAGGGTGCACGGGAGAACACCCCAGAGGTTCCTGGAGAAGAAGGAAGCGGTGGCTGGAGCCCGAGCAAGAAGCGTGTGGCTGACCTGGAACCATTCCAGACTCCCAGGGCCACGTCAGCCCTGTAG
- the ANKRD65 gene encoding ankyrin repeat domain-containing protein 65 isoform X8, with protein MLSRSSHSRGGVTVAYRVGPVWLGSGTGPLSSSPGDPPIGSGTWKGCLSGGQGPEDTSSISGSWGGAGVGATTPKPCCLLVENWPLARPPGGPTATAQLQLQPSTFWEQIPHRCAFRGSVMKGPPGCGWAGTMDSRVSEPREQDLTEAGAEQELRWLELGSEEAPGAGTEGPSAPQAWGRLLQAVWKGHVGLVTQLLRQGASVEERSFPGGAMVRNPPPNVGDTALSPGPGRSHMPWSN; from the exons ATGCTCTCACGAAGCTCTCATTCTAGAGGAGGAGTGACCGTGGCATACAGGGTGGGACCCGTGTGGCTGGGGAGTGGGACGGGGCCTCTCAGCTCCTCGCCTGGAGACCCACCCATTGGATCTGGCACCTGGAAGGGCTGCCTCTCCGGAGGGCAGGGCCCTGAGGACACCTCGTCCATCTCCGgaagctggggaggggctggggtagGAGCCACCACCCCAAAGCCGTGCTGCCTCTTG GTGGAGAACTGGCCCTTAGCCCGGCCCCCGGGAGGCCCCACCGCCACCGCACAACTGCAGCTCCAGCCTTCCACCTTCTGGGAGCAGATACCCCACCGCTGTGCCTTCAGGGGGAGTGTCATGAAAGGGCCACCAGGCTGTGGCTGGGCCGGGACG ATGGACTCTAGGGTCTCTGAGCCCCGGGAGCAGGACCTGACAGAGGCAGGGGCAGAGCAGGAACTGCGGTGGTTGGAGCTGGGCTCCGAGGAGGCCCCAGGAGCTGGGACAGAGGGGCCCAGCGCCCCACAGGCCTGGGGGCGCCTGCTGCAGGCCGTGTGGAAGGGTCACGTGGGCCTGGTGACTCAGCTACTGCGGCAAGGGGCCAGTGTGGAGGAGAG gagcttccctggtggtgcaatggttaggaatccgcctcccaatgtaggggacacagctttgagccctggtccgggaagatcccacatgccgtggagcaactaa
- the ANKRD65 gene encoding ankyrin repeat domain-containing protein 65 isoform X1, whose translation MLSRSSHSRGGVTVAYRVGPVWLGSGTGPLSSSPGDPPIGSGTWKGCLSGGQGPEDTSSISGSWGGAGVGATTPKPCCLLVENWPLARPPGGPTATAQLQLQPSTFWEQIPHRCAFRGSVMKGPPGCGWAGTMDSRVSEPREQDLTEAGAEQELRWLELGSEEAPGAGTEGPSAPQAWGRLLQAVWKGHVGLVTQLLRQGASVEERDRAGRTPLHLAVLRGHVPLVRLLLQRGARAVAADRVGRTPLHEAAWHGPSRVAELLLQRGASANVRCGAGLTPLHWAAALGRTLLARRLLDAPGPGPAAADAHGWMATHWAAAGGRLPVLELLAAGGGAGLDGALLVAAVAGQSAVLRLLLTHGARVDARDGTGATALGVAADLGRRQDMEVLLEHGADSSRKDRHGRSALHRAAAGGHLLAVQLLAAWGADVDARDTLGLTPLHHAARGGHMEVAGHLLARGAKVDAAGWLHVTPLHLAVERGHGSTAELLLSRGASPTQRTQWGEVAQDLGPAVCGEQEVPHGPQGCRARAGPEAAGFHGLQGVQAPLCWSEAACQGARENTPEVPGEEGSGGWSPSKKRVADLEPFQTPRATSAL comes from the exons ATGCTCTCACGAAGCTCTCATTCTAGAGGAGGAGTGACCGTGGCATACAGGGTGGGACCCGTGTGGCTGGGGAGTGGGACGGGGCCTCTCAGCTCCTCGCCTGGAGACCCACCCATTGGATCTGGCACCTGGAAGGGCTGCCTCTCCGGAGGGCAGGGCCCTGAGGACACCTCGTCCATCTCCGgaagctggggaggggctggggtagGAGCCACCACCCCAAAGCCGTGCTGCCTCTTG GTGGAGAACTGGCCCTTAGCCCGGCCCCCGGGAGGCCCCACCGCCACCGCACAACTGCAGCTCCAGCCTTCCACCTTCTGGGAGCAGATACCCCACCGCTGTGCCTTCAGGGGGAGTGTCATGAAAGGGCCACCAGGCTGTGGCTGGGCCGGGACG ATGGACTCTAGGGTCTCTGAGCCCCGGGAGCAGGACCTGACAGAGGCAGGGGCAGAGCAGGAACTGCGGTGGTTGGAGCTGGGCTCCGAGGAGGCCCCAGGAGCTGGGACAGAGGGGCCCAGCGCCCCACAGGCCTGGGGGCGCCTGCTGCAGGCCGTGTGGAAGGGTCACGTGGGCCTGGTGACTCAGCTACTGCGGCAAGGGGCCAGTGTGGAGGAGAG GGATCGCGCGGGCAGGACCCCGCTGCATCTGGCCGTGCTGCGCGGCCACGTGCCGCTGGTGCGTCTCCTGCTGCAGCGCGGGGCCCGGGCCGTAGCTGCAGACCGCGTGGGGCGCACGCCGCTGCACGAGGCCGCCTGGCACGGGCCCTCGCGGGTGGCCGAGCTACTCCTACAGCGCGGGGCGTCAGCGAACGTGCGCTGTGGGGCCGGCCTCACGCCACTGCACTGGGCCGCCGCGCTGGGCCGCACGCTGCTGGCCAGGCGCCTGCTGGACGCACCGGGCCCGGGCCCCGCGGCGGCGGACGCACACGGCTGGATGGCGACGCACTGGGCGGCCGCGGGCGGCCGGCTGCCGGTGCTCGAGCTGCTGGCAGCAGGCGGTGGCGCGGGCCTGGACGGCGCCCTGCTCGTGGCGGCCGTGGCCGGGCAGTCGGCAGTGCTGCGCCTCCTCCTGACGCACGGGGCGCGGGTGGACGCCCGGGACGGCACGGGGGCCACGGCGCTGGGTGTCGCTGCCGACCTGGGCCGCCGGCAG GACATGGAGGTGCTGCTTGAGCACGGGGCCGACTCAAGCCGCAAGGACAGGCATGGCCGCTCTGCACTCCACAGGGCTGCTGCCGGTGGACATCTGCTCGCCGTCCAACTGCTGGCCGCCTGGGGAGCAGACGTGGATGCTCGGGACACGTTGGGCCTCACCCCCCTGCACCACGCTGCCCGGGGAGGCCACATGGAGGTCGCCGGCCACCTCCTGGCCAGGGGCGCGAAGGTCGACGCTGCTGGCTGGCTCCATGTGACCCCCCTGCATCTTGCCGTGGAACGCGGCCATGGCTCCACCGCAGAGCTTTTGCTGAGCCGGGGGGCCAGCCCCACCcagaggacacagtggggggaGGTGGCCCAGGATCTGGGGCCTGCCGTCTGTGGAGAGCAGGAGGTGCCCCATGGGCCCCAGGGCTGCAGGGCCAGAGCAGGACCAGAGGCTGCAGGCTTCCACGGCCTTCAGGGCGTGCAGGCTCCTCTCTGCTGGTCTGAGGCCGCCTGCCAGGGTGCACGGGAGAACACCCCAGAGGTTCCTGGAGAAGAAGGAAGCGGTGGCTGGAGCCCGAGCAAGAAGCGTGTGGCTGACCTGGAACCATTCCAGACTCCCAGGGCCACGTCAGCCCTGTAG
- the ANKRD65 gene encoding ankyrin repeat domain-containing protein 65 isoform X3, with amino-acid sequence MLSRSSHSRGGVTVAYRVGPVWLGSGTGPLSSSPGDPPIGSGTWKGCLSGGQGPEDTSSISGSWGGAGVGATTPKPCCLLMDSRVSEPREQDLTEAGAEQELRWLELGSEEAPGAGTEGPSAPQAWGRLLQAVWKGHVGLVTQLLRQGASVEERDRAGRTPLHLAVLRGHVPLVRLLLQRGARAVAADRVGRTPLHEAAWHGPSRVAELLLQRGASANVRCGAGLTPLHWAAALGRTLLARRLLDAPGPGPAAADAHGWMATHWAAAGGRLPVLELLAAGGGAGLDGALLVAAVAGQSAVLRLLLTHGARVDARDGTGATALGVAADLGRRQDMEVLLEHGADSSRKDRHGRSALHRAAAGGHLLAVQLLAAWGADVDARDTLGLTPLHHAARGGHMEVAGHLLARGAKVDAAGWLHVTPLHLAVERGHGSTAELLLSRGASPTQRTQWGEVAQDLGPAVCGEQEVPHGPQGCRARAGPEAAGFHGLQGVQAPLCWSEAACQGARENTPEVPGEEGSGGWSPSKKRVADLEPFQTPRATSAL; translated from the exons ATGCTCTCACGAAGCTCTCATTCTAGAGGAGGAGTGACCGTGGCATACAGGGTGGGACCCGTGTGGCTGGGGAGTGGGACGGGGCCTCTCAGCTCCTCGCCTGGAGACCCACCCATTGGATCTGGCACCTGGAAGGGCTGCCTCTCCGGAGGGCAGGGCCCTGAGGACACCTCGTCCATCTCCGgaagctggggaggggctggggtagGAGCCACCACCCCAAAGCCGTGCTGCCTCTTG ATGGACTCTAGGGTCTCTGAGCCCCGGGAGCAGGACCTGACAGAGGCAGGGGCAGAGCAGGAACTGCGGTGGTTGGAGCTGGGCTCCGAGGAGGCCCCAGGAGCTGGGACAGAGGGGCCCAGCGCCCCACAGGCCTGGGGGCGCCTGCTGCAGGCCGTGTGGAAGGGTCACGTGGGCCTGGTGACTCAGCTACTGCGGCAAGGGGCCAGTGTGGAGGAGAG GGATCGCGCGGGCAGGACCCCGCTGCATCTGGCCGTGCTGCGCGGCCACGTGCCGCTGGTGCGTCTCCTGCTGCAGCGCGGGGCCCGGGCCGTAGCTGCAGACCGCGTGGGGCGCACGCCGCTGCACGAGGCCGCCTGGCACGGGCCCTCGCGGGTGGCCGAGCTACTCCTACAGCGCGGGGCGTCAGCGAACGTGCGCTGTGGGGCCGGCCTCACGCCACTGCACTGGGCCGCCGCGCTGGGCCGCACGCTGCTGGCCAGGCGCCTGCTGGACGCACCGGGCCCGGGCCCCGCGGCGGCGGACGCACACGGCTGGATGGCGACGCACTGGGCGGCCGCGGGCGGCCGGCTGCCGGTGCTCGAGCTGCTGGCAGCAGGCGGTGGCGCGGGCCTGGACGGCGCCCTGCTCGTGGCGGCCGTGGCCGGGCAGTCGGCAGTGCTGCGCCTCCTCCTGACGCACGGGGCGCGGGTGGACGCCCGGGACGGCACGGGGGCCACGGCGCTGGGTGTCGCTGCCGACCTGGGCCGCCGGCAG GACATGGAGGTGCTGCTTGAGCACGGGGCCGACTCAAGCCGCAAGGACAGGCATGGCCGCTCTGCACTCCACAGGGCTGCTGCCGGTGGACATCTGCTCGCCGTCCAACTGCTGGCCGCCTGGGGAGCAGACGTGGATGCTCGGGACACGTTGGGCCTCACCCCCCTGCACCACGCTGCCCGGGGAGGCCACATGGAGGTCGCCGGCCACCTCCTGGCCAGGGGCGCGAAGGTCGACGCTGCTGGCTGGCTCCATGTGACCCCCCTGCATCTTGCCGTGGAACGCGGCCATGGCTCCACCGCAGAGCTTTTGCTGAGCCGGGGGGCCAGCCCCACCcagaggacacagtggggggaGGTGGCCCAGGATCTGGGGCCTGCCGTCTGTGGAGAGCAGGAGGTGCCCCATGGGCCCCAGGGCTGCAGGGCCAGAGCAGGACCAGAGGCTGCAGGCTTCCACGGCCTTCAGGGCGTGCAGGCTCCTCTCTGCTGGTCTGAGGCCGCCTGCCAGGGTGCACGGGAGAACACCCCAGAGGTTCCTGGAGAAGAAGGAAGCGGTGGCTGGAGCCCGAGCAAGAAGCGTGTGGCTGACCTGGAACCATTCCAGACTCCCAGGGCCACGTCAGCCCTGTAG
- the ANKRD65 gene encoding ankyrin repeat domain-containing protein 65 isoform X2, which yields MTATCTACSRDAVGDTPARTAAEAPCNTRQALLPSMCAIELLALAHACEDFTVENWPLARPPGGPTATAQLQLQPSTFWEQIPHRCAFRGSVMKGPPGCGWAGTMDSRVSEPREQDLTEAGAEQELRWLELGSEEAPGAGTEGPSAPQAWGRLLQAVWKGHVGLVTQLLRQGASVEERDRAGRTPLHLAVLRGHVPLVRLLLQRGARAVAADRVGRTPLHEAAWHGPSRVAELLLQRGASANVRCGAGLTPLHWAAALGRTLLARRLLDAPGPGPAAADAHGWMATHWAAAGGRLPVLELLAAGGGAGLDGALLVAAVAGQSAVLRLLLTHGARVDARDGTGATALGVAADLGRRQDMEVLLEHGADSSRKDRHGRSALHRAAAGGHLLAVQLLAAWGADVDARDTLGLTPLHHAARGGHMEVAGHLLARGAKVDAAGWLHVTPLHLAVERGHGSTAELLLSRGASPTQRTQWGEVAQDLGPAVCGEQEVPHGPQGCRARAGPEAAGFHGLQGVQAPLCWSEAACQGARENTPEVPGEEGSGGWSPSKKRVADLEPFQTPRATSAL from the exons ATGACAGCGACATGCACAGCTTGTTCAAGGGACGCGGTTGGAGACACGCCGGCCAGGACAGCTGCTGAGGCCCCCTGCAATACACGCCAAGCCCTGCTGCCCAGCATGTGTGCAATTGAACTGCTTGCACTGGCACACGCGTGTGAAGATTTCACG GTGGAGAACTGGCCCTTAGCCCGGCCCCCGGGAGGCCCCACCGCCACCGCACAACTGCAGCTCCAGCCTTCCACCTTCTGGGAGCAGATACCCCACCGCTGTGCCTTCAGGGGGAGTGTCATGAAAGGGCCACCAGGCTGTGGCTGGGCCGGGACG ATGGACTCTAGGGTCTCTGAGCCCCGGGAGCAGGACCTGACAGAGGCAGGGGCAGAGCAGGAACTGCGGTGGTTGGAGCTGGGCTCCGAGGAGGCCCCAGGAGCTGGGACAGAGGGGCCCAGCGCCCCACAGGCCTGGGGGCGCCTGCTGCAGGCCGTGTGGAAGGGTCACGTGGGCCTGGTGACTCAGCTACTGCGGCAAGGGGCCAGTGTGGAGGAGAG GGATCGCGCGGGCAGGACCCCGCTGCATCTGGCCGTGCTGCGCGGCCACGTGCCGCTGGTGCGTCTCCTGCTGCAGCGCGGGGCCCGGGCCGTAGCTGCAGACCGCGTGGGGCGCACGCCGCTGCACGAGGCCGCCTGGCACGGGCCCTCGCGGGTGGCCGAGCTACTCCTACAGCGCGGGGCGTCAGCGAACGTGCGCTGTGGGGCCGGCCTCACGCCACTGCACTGGGCCGCCGCGCTGGGCCGCACGCTGCTGGCCAGGCGCCTGCTGGACGCACCGGGCCCGGGCCCCGCGGCGGCGGACGCACACGGCTGGATGGCGACGCACTGGGCGGCCGCGGGCGGCCGGCTGCCGGTGCTCGAGCTGCTGGCAGCAGGCGGTGGCGCGGGCCTGGACGGCGCCCTGCTCGTGGCGGCCGTGGCCGGGCAGTCGGCAGTGCTGCGCCTCCTCCTGACGCACGGGGCGCGGGTGGACGCCCGGGACGGCACGGGGGCCACGGCGCTGGGTGTCGCTGCCGACCTGGGCCGCCGGCAG GACATGGAGGTGCTGCTTGAGCACGGGGCCGACTCAAGCCGCAAGGACAGGCATGGCCGCTCTGCACTCCACAGGGCTGCTGCCGGTGGACATCTGCTCGCCGTCCAACTGCTGGCCGCCTGGGGAGCAGACGTGGATGCTCGGGACACGTTGGGCCTCACCCCCCTGCACCACGCTGCCCGGGGAGGCCACATGGAGGTCGCCGGCCACCTCCTGGCCAGGGGCGCGAAGGTCGACGCTGCTGGCTGGCTCCATGTGACCCCCCTGCATCTTGCCGTGGAACGCGGCCATGGCTCCACCGCAGAGCTTTTGCTGAGCCGGGGGGCCAGCCCCACCcagaggacacagtggggggaGGTGGCCCAGGATCTGGGGCCTGCCGTCTGTGGAGAGCAGGAGGTGCCCCATGGGCCCCAGGGCTGCAGGGCCAGAGCAGGACCAGAGGCTGCAGGCTTCCACGGCCTTCAGGGCGTGCAGGCTCCTCTCTGCTGGTCTGAGGCCGCCTGCCAGGGTGCACGGGAGAACACCCCAGAGGTTCCTGGAGAAGAAGGAAGCGGTGGCTGGAGCCCGAGCAAGAAGCGTGTGGCTGACCTGGAACCATTCCAGACTCCCAGGGCCACGTCAGCCCTGTAG
- the ANKRD65 gene encoding ankyrin repeat domain-containing protein 65 isoform X5, translating to MTATCTACSRDAVGDTPARTAAEAPCNTRQALLPSMCAIELLALAHACEDFTMDSRVSEPREQDLTEAGAEQELRWLELGSEEAPGAGTEGPSAPQAWGRLLQAVWKGHVGLVTQLLRQGASVEERDRAGRTPLHLAVLRGHVPLVRLLLQRGARAVAADRVGRTPLHEAAWHGPSRVAELLLQRGASANVRCGAGLTPLHWAAALGRTLLARRLLDAPGPGPAAADAHGWMATHWAAAGGRLPVLELLAAGGGAGLDGALLVAAVAGQSAVLRLLLTHGARVDARDGTGATALGVAADLGRRQDMEVLLEHGADSSRKDRHGRSALHRAAAGGHLLAVQLLAAWGADVDARDTLGLTPLHHAARGGHMEVAGHLLARGAKVDAAGWLHVTPLHLAVERGHGSTAELLLSRGASPTQRTQWGEVAQDLGPAVCGEQEVPHGPQGCRARAGPEAAGFHGLQGVQAPLCWSEAACQGARENTPEVPGEEGSGGWSPSKKRVADLEPFQTPRATSAL from the exons ATGACAGCGACATGCACAGCTTGTTCAAGGGACGCGGTTGGAGACACGCCGGCCAGGACAGCTGCTGAGGCCCCCTGCAATACACGCCAAGCCCTGCTGCCCAGCATGTGTGCAATTGAACTGCTTGCACTGGCACACGCGTGTGAAGATTTCACG ATGGACTCTAGGGTCTCTGAGCCCCGGGAGCAGGACCTGACAGAGGCAGGGGCAGAGCAGGAACTGCGGTGGTTGGAGCTGGGCTCCGAGGAGGCCCCAGGAGCTGGGACAGAGGGGCCCAGCGCCCCACAGGCCTGGGGGCGCCTGCTGCAGGCCGTGTGGAAGGGTCACGTGGGCCTGGTGACTCAGCTACTGCGGCAAGGGGCCAGTGTGGAGGAGAG GGATCGCGCGGGCAGGACCCCGCTGCATCTGGCCGTGCTGCGCGGCCACGTGCCGCTGGTGCGTCTCCTGCTGCAGCGCGGGGCCCGGGCCGTAGCTGCAGACCGCGTGGGGCGCACGCCGCTGCACGAGGCCGCCTGGCACGGGCCCTCGCGGGTGGCCGAGCTACTCCTACAGCGCGGGGCGTCAGCGAACGTGCGCTGTGGGGCCGGCCTCACGCCACTGCACTGGGCCGCCGCGCTGGGCCGCACGCTGCTGGCCAGGCGCCTGCTGGACGCACCGGGCCCGGGCCCCGCGGCGGCGGACGCACACGGCTGGATGGCGACGCACTGGGCGGCCGCGGGCGGCCGGCTGCCGGTGCTCGAGCTGCTGGCAGCAGGCGGTGGCGCGGGCCTGGACGGCGCCCTGCTCGTGGCGGCCGTGGCCGGGCAGTCGGCAGTGCTGCGCCTCCTCCTGACGCACGGGGCGCGGGTGGACGCCCGGGACGGCACGGGGGCCACGGCGCTGGGTGTCGCTGCCGACCTGGGCCGCCGGCAG GACATGGAGGTGCTGCTTGAGCACGGGGCCGACTCAAGCCGCAAGGACAGGCATGGCCGCTCTGCACTCCACAGGGCTGCTGCCGGTGGACATCTGCTCGCCGTCCAACTGCTGGCCGCCTGGGGAGCAGACGTGGATGCTCGGGACACGTTGGGCCTCACCCCCCTGCACCACGCTGCCCGGGGAGGCCACATGGAGGTCGCCGGCCACCTCCTGGCCAGGGGCGCGAAGGTCGACGCTGCTGGCTGGCTCCATGTGACCCCCCTGCATCTTGCCGTGGAACGCGGCCATGGCTCCACCGCAGAGCTTTTGCTGAGCCGGGGGGCCAGCCCCACCcagaggacacagtggggggaGGTGGCCCAGGATCTGGGGCCTGCCGTCTGTGGAGAGCAGGAGGTGCCCCATGGGCCCCAGGGCTGCAGGGCCAGAGCAGGACCAGAGGCTGCAGGCTTCCACGGCCTTCAGGGCGTGCAGGCTCCTCTCTGCTGGTCTGAGGCCGCCTGCCAGGGTGCACGGGAGAACACCCCAGAGGTTCCTGGAGAAGAAGGAAGCGGTGGCTGGAGCCCGAGCAAGAAGCGTGTGGCTGACCTGGAACCATTCCAGACTCCCAGGGCCACGTCAGCCCTGTAG